In one Pangasianodon hypophthalmus isolate fPanHyp1 chromosome 22, fPanHyp1.pri, whole genome shotgun sequence genomic region, the following are encoded:
- the LOC113532949 gene encoding type-4 ice-structuring protein LS-12 encodes MKFSLIAALVIALAISSQAASLVKRESPEMPPEVEKIASYFQDLVQNLKALEAPELANKAKAYMEESRAQLQPVVEKLQEQLKPLSSNIEEQIEPLAASVRAQIAPYTNLMQSQIEDMLRFVVDQTKAILPPQ; translated from the exons ATGAAGTTCTCCCTCATCGCCGCCCTCGTCATCGCGCTGGCCATCA gCTCCCAAGCTGCCAGCCTGGTCAAGAGAGAAAGTCCTGAAATGCCTCCTGAGGTTGAAAAGATCGCCAGTTACTTCCAGGACCTCGTCCAAAACCTTAAAGCCCTCGAGGCCCCTGAGCTGGCCAACAAGGCCAA ggCTTACATGGAGGAGAGCAGAGCCCAGCTCCAGCCCGTGGTTGAGAAGCTCCAGGAGCAGCTGAAGCCCCTCTCCAGCAACATCGAGGAGCAGATCGAGCCTCTGGCCGCCTCCGTCCGCGCTCAGATCGCCCCCTACACCAACCTGATGCAGAGCCAGATCGAGGACATGCTCAGGTTCGTGGTTGATCAGACCAAGGCCATCCTGCCCCCtcagtaa